The nucleotide sequence CAATCCGTACTTCGACGCCAGTTGCCCGTAATGGCGACGGGCTGTTTCGGTGTGTTCCGGATGGATGACCTCCAGGCCATCTAGGCCACGTTCGATAAAACCGGGGATCAGTTCGTCCCGCCGAAGGGAGCCCGGATGGGCAAGCACCGCCATGCCGCCGGCCCCGTGTATGATCTCAATCGCGTCCTCTACGGCAAAAAAGACCTTGGGCACGTATGCGGGCGCGTGATTTCCGAGGTACCGGACAAAGGCATCCTGTATCGATTCGACGTGGTTATTCTCCAGCAGAGCGCGGGCGACATGCGGTCTGCCGATGCTGGTTCTTCCGTCCTGTGCGCATGCGATCACCGACTCCAGTTCGAGCGCCACTCCCAGGTCGTTGAGCTTCCGCACGATACCCTTCGCCCGGCTCAACCGGTGCGACCTGAAGGTTTCCAGGTACGAAAGCAACGCCTGGTTCGCGGGATCGAAGCAGTAACCCAGGATGTGCACGTCGAAAGCGCCTTCCCGCGCACTGAGTTCCACGCCCGGTACGATCTCCAGGCCCTGAGGCGAAACACGCCGGGCCCGTTCGACGCCGTCCACCGCGTCGTGGTCCGTAATCGCCAGGGCGCGCAAACCTGCGCCGCGGGCTTCCGAAACGAGTTCTTCCGGGGAATGGACGCCGTCGGAACAGTCGCTGTGGGCGTGTAAGTCAATATAGCACATGACGCTTATCCAGCACAAATCATTTCGAGATTGCGATTCAGTCTGCCGATCATGTCCTCGTAGCTGTCCTGTTTTTTCTTCTCTTTCTCGACGACCTCTGCCGGCGCTCTTTCAAGGAACTGGCCGTTTGAGAGGCGCTTGAGGACCTTTTCCAGCTCCTGCTCGACCCGGGTCCGCTCCCTGGACAGGCGTTCCGTTTCGATTTCCAGGTCGATCAGGCCGCTGAGAGGAATGTAGAACTCCATGTCCCGGAGCACGCCGGACGCGCAGCCGGCGGGCCGGGCCTCGTCCCCATCGACGAACACCAGGGCGCTTCTGGCGAGGGACTGGACTGTGGCGGCCTGACGGGAGAACACGTCAATCAGGCCCGTGTCGCCAACCTGGCAGTACACCGTCATTTCATGGGTCGGATGCACCCTGAAATCCGCGCGCACGCCCCGGATGGCCCCGATCAGTTCCTGGATGAGGCGTACGTTCCGTTCGGCGCCCACCTCAATCCGATCCGGGTCCGTCTCCGGCCAGGGCGCTACGACGATGCTGACCGGTCCCGCTTCCTCAGCCGGTTGATAAGGTCTCAACTGCTGCCAGATTTCCTCGGTGATGAACGGCATGAACGGATGAAACAGGCGTAGCGTCCGCTCCAGCACGAACAGGGCCGTGCGCCGCGCCTGATCCCCGGAATCGAAGTCGGTTTCGTCGTAGACGCGCTGCTTGATCGCCTCGAGATACCAATCGCAGTAGTCGTGCCAGAAAAAATCGTAAAGCAGCAGCGCCGCCTCGTGGAAGGCATACTTCGTCAGGGAATGCGTCACCTGCTCGACGGTCCGCGCCAGACGTGACAGAATCCAACGGTCCCAGAGGTTTTCAGGACATAAGGTTCCGGTTTCCGGCCGCTTCTGATGCATGAGCACCAGCCGCGCGGCATTCCACATCTTGTTCGCGAAATTCCGCCCTACTTCAACCTGTTCATTGGAATAGAGCACATCCTGGCCGTGGGGCGCGATCAGCATCATCGCGTATCTCAGCGCGTCCGTGCCATAGGTGTCCATGACCTCGAGCGGATCGGGCGAATTGCCCAGCGATTTGCTCAGTTTGCGTCCCTTGATGTCACGTAACAGGCTCGTGAGATAGACATCGTCGAAGGGCCGGTCATCCATGAATTCATAGCCCATCATCATCATGCGAACGACCCAGAAGAAGAGGATATCGTGGCCGGTAACCAACGTGGAGGTGGGATAGAAGGCCTCGAGTTCCGCGGTCCGCTCCGGCCAGCCCATGGTCGAAAAGGGCCACAGGGCCGAAGAAAACCACGTGTCGAGCACGTCTTCGTCCTGGATCAGGACTTCGTGACCGCAGCGGCCGCAGCGATCCGGCGCCTCGACGCTCGCGTGCACGCTTTCACACGAACCGCAATACCAGATCGGAATGCGGTGCCCCCACCAAAGCTGCCGCGACAGACACCAGTCCTCGATATGCTCGAGCCAGTGGCAGTACGTCTTCTCCCAGTGATCCGGCGTGAAGCGCGGGAATCCATCTTCTTCCAGGGCGCGAAGCAGACGCTGCGCGAGGGGACGGGTCTTCAGAAACCACTGGCGTGAAAGCCGGGGTTCGAGGGTCGAATCGCAGCGCTGGCAGTGGCGAACGGCGTGGACGTGCCCGTCGACCCGTTCGAGCAGGCCGAGATCCTCCAGATCCTTCACGACTCTGCGCCTGCAGTCGAACCGGTCCGATCCCCGGTAGGCGGGGCCGGCGGCTTCGTTCATCACGCCGTCCTCGTCCATGATCACGATCTGGGGCAGATCGTGTTTGTTTCCCAGCATGAAGTCATTGAAATCGTGGGCCGGCGTCACTTTCACGGCGCCCGAACCGAATTCCGGGTCGACCAGTTCGGCGTCGGCAATGATCGGGATCGTACGGTCCGTCAGAGGCAGTCTTACCCGTTTGCCGATCAGGTGCGCGTGACGTTCGTCGTCCGGATGGACGGCCACGGCCGTATCGCCGAGCATGGTCTCCGGCCTCGTCGTGGCGATGCTGATCCCTCCTTCGCCGTCTGCCAGGGGATACCGGATATGCCACAGCGAACCCCGCTCGTCCAGGGGAACGGCCTCTTCGTTGGACAGGGCGGTATTGCAACGGGGGCACCAGTTTATGATGCGATAGCCCCGATAAATCATCTTCTTTTCGAATAGCTCGATGAATACCGTGGCAACCGCCCTGGACAGCCCTTCATCCATGGTGAAACGCTCGCGCTTCCAGTCACAGGAGCAACCCAGTTCCTTCAATTGGCGGACAATAGTGCCACCGTATTGCTCCCGCCACTTCCATACTTCTTCAACGAATCTTTCCCGGCCTATTTCCTCCCGGTCGATGCCTTGCTCGGCGAGCATCCTCTCCACCACCACGTGCGTGGCAATGCCAGCATGATCCGTTCCTGGCATCCAAAGGGTTTCGAAGCCCTGCATGCGCTTGAAGCGCACGAGGATATCCTGGATCGTATTGTTCAGCACGTGGCCGAGATGAAGTATGCCGGTAATGTTCGGAGGGGGAATGACGATGGTGTAGGGCGGCTTGTCGGAAACCGGGTCGGCGTGAAAGAACTGGTTCTCTTCCCAGAAAGCGTACCACTTCCGTTCCACGGTTCCCGGGTCGTATTGCGGGGGCAGGCCCTCGGCCATATCGGGTGTTTCTCCCTGTCGTATCGAGCGTCACAGCATATAACAGGTTATGGAATGACCGTAATCAGACCGGGTACCGGACAGGAAAGACTACGCCCTCCATCGTGATGATATCTCGAATCCAGCAACGCCTGAATCGCCTGCCTCAAAATATCGTCCCGACGCGGACCTGTCAATTTAAATTGCCCGGCGGCTCAGATACCCGAATCTCCCCGGGGATGTCGGGTGATTCGGCTTTCTACGAACCGAAGGCCCGTCTGCGGCGCATGTAGGTCGGCACATCCAGTCCGTTGTTGTCGACCGCATCGTCGGAAGGGTCGCCGCCGGCCACTTCTTCCGTATCGAACCCGTTGCGCTTGACCCGCTGAAAGGCCGGAGTTTCCAGCTCGTCCGGGCGGTCGGGCTGGAATTTCAGGATGTTGCGCGTCAACATCTCGTCATGGGAAGCAATCGCATGATCCAGTCCCGTGGCGATCAACGTTACCCGGATCCTGCCCTCGAGGCTTTCGTCGAGGACCGTCCCCATGATGATGTTGGTATGCCCCGCGGCCGCCTGTACCGTGGTCATTACCTCTTCCACCTCGAACAGGGTCATATCCTCGCCACCCGATATATTGAGCAGAATGTCCTTGGCGCCGTCTATGTCCATGTCCGCCAGCAGCGGGTGCTTCATGGCCCGTTCCGCGGCTTCGAGTGCGCGCTTGTCTCCCTCGGCTTCGCCGGTTCCCATCAG is from Gemmatimonadota bacterium and encodes:
- a CDS encoding valine--tRNA ligase — its product is MAEGLPPQYDPGTVERKWYAFWEENQFFHADPVSDKPPYTIVIPPPNITGILHLGHVLNNTIQDILVRFKRMQGFETLWMPGTDHAGIATHVVVERMLAEQGIDREEIGRERFVEEVWKWREQYGGTIVRQLKELGCSCDWKRERFTMDEGLSRAVATVFIELFEKKMIYRGYRIINWCPRCNTALSNEEAVPLDERGSLWHIRYPLADGEGGISIATTRPETMLGDTAVAVHPDDERHAHLIGKRVRLPLTDRTIPIIADAELVDPEFGSGAVKVTPAHDFNDFMLGNKHDLPQIVIMDEDGVMNEAAGPAYRGSDRFDCRRRVVKDLEDLGLLERVDGHVHAVRHCQRCDSTLEPRLSRQWFLKTRPLAQRLLRALEEDGFPRFTPDHWEKTYCHWLEHIEDWCLSRQLWWGHRIPIWYCGSCESVHASVEAPDRCGRCGHEVLIQDEDVLDTWFSSALWPFSTMGWPERTAELEAFYPTSTLVTGHDILFFWVVRMMMMGYEFMDDRPFDDVYLTSLLRDIKGRKLSKSLGNSPDPLEVMDTYGTDALRYAMMLIAPHGQDVLYSNEQVEVGRNFANKMWNAARLVLMHQKRPETGTLCPENLWDRWILSRLARTVEQVTHSLTKYAFHEAALLLYDFFWHDYCDWYLEAIKQRVYDETDFDSGDQARRTALFVLERTLRLFHPFMPFITEEIWQQLRPYQPAEEAGPVSIVVAPWPETDPDRIEVGAERNVRLIQELIGAIRGVRADFRVHPTHEMTVYCQVGDTGLIDVFSRQAATVQSLARSALVFVDGDEARPAGCASGVLRDMEFYIPLSGLIDLEIETERLSRERTRVEQELEKVLKRLSNGQFLERAPAEVVEKEKKKQDSYEDMIGRLNRNLEMICAG
- a CDS encoding PHP domain-containing protein — translated: MCYIDLHAHSDCSDGVHSPEELVSEARGAGLRALAITDHDAVDGVERARRVSPQGLEIVPGVELSAREGAFDVHILGYCFDPANQALLSYLETFRSHRLSRAKGIVRKLNDLGVALELESVIACAQDGRTSIGRPHVARALLENNHVESIQDAFVRYLGNHAPAYVPKVFFAVEDAIEIIHGAGGMAVLAHPGSLRRDELIPGFIERGLDGLEVIHPEHTETARRHYGQLASKYGL